A window of the Verminephrobacter eiseniae EF01-2 genome harbors these coding sequences:
- the glyA gene encoding serine hydroxymethyltransferase, translating into MYHRHLLVEQTDPELFAAIEAENARQEQHIELIASENYASPAVMWAQGTQLTNKYAEGYPGKRYYGGCEHVDVAEQLAIDRVKKLFGAEAANVQPHCGASANEAVFLAFLKPGDTIMGMSLAEGGHLTHGMSLNMSGKWFNAVSYGLDADEVIDYEAMEKKAHATRPRLIIAGASAYSLHIDFARFAQVAKDVGAIFMVDMAHYAGLIAAGLYPNPVPHADVVTSTTHKSLRGPRGGIILMRAAHEKAIHSAIFPGLQGGPLMHVIAAKAVAFQEALQPGFRLYQEQVLKNAKVLAQTLAARGLRIVSGGTQSHMMLVDLRAKGITGKEAEAVLGAAHMTINKNAIPNDPEKPMVTSGVRIGTPAMTTRGFKEEQARSTAELIADLLDKPRDAANIAAVRAKVDALTARFPVYG; encoded by the coding sequence ATGTACCACCGCCATCTTCTCGTCGAGCAAACCGACCCTGAGCTCTTTGCCGCCATCGAGGCTGAAAACGCCCGGCAAGAGCAACACATCGAACTGATCGCCAGCGAAAACTACGCCTCGCCGGCGGTCATGTGGGCCCAGGGCACACAGTTGACCAACAAGTACGCCGAGGGCTATCCCGGCAAGCGCTACTACGGTGGTTGCGAGCATGTGGATGTGGCCGAGCAACTGGCCATCGACCGCGTCAAGAAACTCTTTGGCGCCGAGGCCGCCAATGTCCAGCCCCATTGCGGCGCCTCAGCCAACGAGGCCGTGTTCCTGGCCTTCCTCAAGCCCGGCGACACCATCATGGGCATGAGCCTGGCCGAGGGCGGCCATCTGACGCATGGCATGTCGCTGAACATGTCCGGCAAGTGGTTCAATGCGGTCTCCTACGGCCTCGACGCCGATGAGGTGATCGACTACGAGGCGATGGAGAAAAAGGCCCATGCGACCCGGCCCCGCCTGATCATTGCCGGCGCGTCGGCATACAGCCTGCATATCGACTTTGCCCGCTTTGCCCAGGTGGCCAAGGACGTGGGCGCGATCTTCATGGTCGACATGGCCCATTACGCCGGCCTGATTGCCGCCGGCCTGTACCCCAATCCGGTGCCCCACGCCGATGTGGTCACCAGCACCACCCACAAGAGCCTGCGCGGCCCCCGTGGCGGCATCATCCTGATGCGGGCCGCGCATGAAAAAGCCATCCACAGCGCCATCTTCCCGGGCCTGCAAGGCGGCCCGCTGATGCATGTGATCGCGGCCAAGGCGGTGGCTTTCCAGGAAGCGCTGCAGCCCGGGTTCAGGCTGTACCAGGAGCAGGTGCTCAAAAATGCCAAGGTGCTGGCCCAGACGCTGGCCGCGCGCGGCCTGCGCATCGTCAGCGGCGGCACGCAAAGCCACATGATGCTGGTGGACCTGCGCGCCAAGGGCATCACCGGCAAGGAGGCCGAAGCCGTGCTGGGCGCCGCCCACATGACCATCAACAAGAACGCGATCCCCAACGACCCGGAAAAGCCGATGGTGACCAGCGGCGTGCGCATTGGCACCCCCGCAATGACCACGCGCGGCTTCAAGGAAGAACAGGCACGCAGCACGGCCGAGTTGATCGCCGACCTGCTGGACAAGCCGCGCGACGCGGCCAACATCGCTGCGGTGCGCGCCAAGGTCGACGCGCTGACGGCCCGCTTTCCGGTCTACGGCTGA
- the nrdR gene encoding transcriptional regulator NrdR — protein MKCPFCSHLETQVIETRVFEDAASIRRRRQCAACSKRFTTYERSDVSFPAVVKKDGRRVEYGHDKLLASFKLALRKRPVSTGRIDSAIERIEEKLLNLGLREVPSSRIGELVMRELKKLDKVAYIRFASVYRSFEGIDDFRALVDEVRK, from the coding sequence ATGAAATGCCCCTTTTGCAGCCACCTCGAAACCCAGGTCATCGAAACCCGGGTCTTCGAGGATGCCGCATCCATCCGCCGCCGGCGCCAATGCGCCGCCTGCAGCAAGCGCTTTACCACTTACGAGCGCTCGGACGTGAGCTTTCCGGCCGTCGTGAAAAAAGACGGCCGCCGCGTCGAATACGGGCACGACAAGTTGCTCGCCTCGTTCAAACTGGCGCTGCGCAAGCGCCCGGTCAGCACCGGACGGATCGACAGCGCCATCGAGCGCATCGAGGAAAAGCTGCTCAACCTCGGGCTGCGCGAAGTGCCCTCCAGCCGCATTGGCGAGTTGGTGATGCGCGAGCTCAAGAAGCTCGACAAGGTAGCCTACATCCGCTTTGCCAGCGTGTACCGCAGTTTCGAGGGCATCGACGACTTTCGCGCCCTGGTCGATGAGGTGCGCAAATGA
- a CDS encoding inositol monophosphatase family protein has product MSSNLHPMLNVAIKAARAAGAIINRAALDVESVRIAQKQINDFVTEVDHASEQAIIETLLTAYPDHGILAEESGRKHGAKDAPFVWIIDPLDGTTNFIHGFPVYCVSIALAVKGRVEQAVVYDPARNDLFTATRGRGAYLNERRIRVSKRTELKDCLVSTGFPFRPGDDLKSYLAMLGDVMQRTAALRRPGAAALDLAYVAAGFADGFFESGLAIWDMAAGSLLVAEAGGLVGNFTGEADFLEHRECLAGNPRIYGQLVAILAKYSKFAAAGDKAALHAATAAVKGSGGADGPDAPH; this is encoded by the coding sequence ATGTCGTCCAACCTGCACCCCATGCTGAACGTGGCCATCAAGGCCGCACGCGCCGCCGGCGCCATCATCAACCGCGCGGCCCTGGATGTGGAGTCGGTGCGGATCGCGCAAAAGCAGATCAATGATTTTGTTACCGAGGTCGACCACGCCAGCGAGCAGGCCATCATCGAGACGCTGCTCACGGCCTACCCCGACCATGGCATCCTGGCCGAGGAGTCGGGCCGCAAACATGGCGCCAAGGATGCGCCATTCGTCTGGATCATCGACCCGCTGGATGGCACCACCAACTTCATCCACGGTTTTCCGGTGTACTGCGTGAGCATCGCGCTGGCCGTCAAGGGCCGGGTCGAGCAGGCGGTGGTGTATGACCCTGCGCGCAATGACCTGTTCACCGCCACCCGGGGCCGCGGCGCCTACCTGAACGAGCGCCGCATCCGCGTGAGCAAGCGCACCGAGCTCAAGGACTGCCTGGTCTCCACCGGCTTTCCATTTCGCCCGGGCGATGACCTCAAGAGCTACCTGGCCATGTTGGGCGACGTGATGCAGCGCACGGCAGCGCTGCGCCGCCCTGGCGCCGCAGCGCTGGACCTGGCTTATGTGGCTGCCGGCTTTGCCGATGGTTTTTTTGAGTCCGGCCTGGCGATCTGGGACATGGCCGCCGGCTCACTGCTGGTGGCCGAGGCCGGTGGCTTGGTGGGCAATTTCACCGGCGAGGCGGATTTTCTGGAACACCGCGAATGCCTGGCAGGCAATCCGCGCATCTATGGCCAACTGGTGGCGATTTTGGCCAAGTACAGCAAGTTTGCCGCTGCGGGGGACAAGGCCGCATTGCACGCCGCCACCGCCGCCGTCAAAGGCTCAGGCGGCGCCGACGGCCCGGACGCGCCGCACTGA
- a CDS encoding RNA methyltransferase, which yields MKTRFVLINTSHAGNVGAVARAMKTMGFDDLVLVAPRWPNVLRHEETIQRASGALDLLRQARIVAGLDQALDGISHLCATAMTARDFGPPTTTPRAHFETLLKKERPVHDSSAPAATRPTGVAFLFGSERFGMSNADVYRCHVTLSIPTQPGFGSLNLGAAVQVIAYEWRMALDGCGLAVPDGTPARHLADAVQVAGMLEHWEQALTQIGFLDPAAPKKLMPRLQQLFNRAQLAPEEIHILRGIAKAIIATAQANRQRPSPSSDET from the coding sequence ATGAAGACCCGCTTCGTCCTGATCAACACCAGCCACGCCGGCAATGTGGGCGCAGTCGCCCGCGCGATGAAAACCATGGGTTTTGACGATCTGGTGCTGGTGGCCCCACGCTGGCCCAACGTGCTGCGGCACGAAGAAACCATACAGCGCGCCAGCGGCGCCCTGGACCTGCTCCGGCAGGCCCGCATCGTTGCCGGATTGGACCAGGCCCTCGATGGCATCAGCCACCTGTGCGCCACCGCGATGACGGCGCGCGACTTCGGACCGCCAACGACAACGCCGCGCGCGCATTTCGAGACGCTGCTGAAAAAAGAGCGCCCAGTGCATGATTCATCTGCGCCAGCGGCCACCCGGCCGACGGGTGTGGCGTTCCTCTTCGGCTCCGAACGCTTTGGCATGAGCAACGCCGATGTCTACCGCTGCCATGTGACGCTATCGATTCCCACCCAACCCGGGTTCGGCTCGCTGAACCTGGGCGCAGCCGTCCAGGTCATTGCCTACGAATGGCGCATGGCCCTGGACGGCTGCGGCTTGGCCGTGCCGGACGGCACCCCGGCGCGCCACCTGGCCGATGCCGTGCAGGTGGCGGGCATGCTGGAGCATTGGGAGCAGGCACTCACGCAGATCGGCTTTCTGGATCCCGCCGCGCCCAAAAAGCTCATGCCGCGCCTGCAGCAATTGTTCAACCGCGCACAACTGGCTCCCGAGGAAATCCACATCCTGCGCGGTATCGCCAAGGCCATCATCGCGACGGCGCAGGCCAACCGCCAACGCCCATCCCCGTCAAGCGACGAAACATGA
- a CDS encoding cupin domain-containing protein, producing the protein MTRARATFTVQIDNDRVKVTQWRFAPGAETGWHRHAMDYVVVPMTTGTLLLETPQGEFESPLQAGVSYMRPTGVEHNVVNANAHEFVFVEIELK; encoded by the coding sequence ATGACACGCGCTCGAGCCACTTTCACGGTCCAAATCGATAACGATCGCGTAAAGGTGACGCAGTGGCGCTTTGCGCCCGGTGCCGAAACCGGCTGGCACCGCCACGCAATGGACTATGTGGTGGTGCCGATGACCACCGGCACGCTGCTGCTGGAAACGCCGCAGGGAGAATTTGAAAGCCCGCTGCAAGCGGGCGTTTCCTACATGCGGCCCACCGGCGTGGAACACAATGTGGTCAACGCCAATGCGCATGAATTCGTGTTCGTTGAGATCGAACTGAAGTAG
- a CDS encoding ABC transporter ATP-binding protein, producing the protein MSTSMGRSAVMPLLQIDGLSIPIPGGGDRPFAVHDIHLTLQAGEILCVVGESGSGKSMSANAVMGLLPSYMQPSAGRILFQGRDLLCMAESELRKLRGSAIGMIFQEPLSALNPLMRVGDQIAEVLHVHGITDPAQVERRVLELIAYVGLPDPALIRHAYPFRLSGGQRQRVMIAMALALEPSVLIADEPTTALDVTTQAQILALIRSIQRSGADGKAGMGVMFITHDFGVVAEIADRVAVMEKGVLIEVGSAQQVLNAPRYPYTQRLIAAVPRRRTDARSAVAASAPVLEVRNLCKTYDADGGWFRKKRAVKAVDGVSFSVRRGETLGIVGESGSGKSTIGKCLLKLIDIDGGEILFNGRDIAALTPRQFRPMRKDMQMIFQDPFASLNPRHTVGRIVSDGPLANGKTRPEAQARARELLALVGLDASSFERYPNEFSGGQRQRVGIARALALDPQVLVADESVSALDVSVQAQVLALLHDLQQRLRIALVFITHDLRVAAQICDSVLVMHQGQVVERGSPREIFDRPQHLYTRRLIAAVPGQHWNPTGGAGAERAA; encoded by the coding sequence ATGAGCACCAGCATGGGCCGCAGCGCGGTGATGCCCTTGCTCCAAATCGACGGCCTGTCGATCCCGATTCCCGGAGGCGGCGACCGTCCCTTCGCCGTGCACGACATCCATCTCACACTGCAAGCGGGCGAGATCCTTTGCGTGGTCGGGGAATCTGGCTCCGGAAAATCCATGAGTGCCAATGCGGTGATGGGCCTCTTGCCTTCCTACATGCAACCCAGCGCCGGACGCATCTTGTTCCAGGGCCGGGACCTGCTGTGCATGGCCGAGTCCGAACTGCGCAAGCTGCGCGGCAGCGCCATCGGCATGATCTTCCAGGAACCGCTGTCCGCATTGAATCCACTCATGCGCGTGGGCGACCAGATCGCCGAAGTGCTCCATGTGCACGGCATCACCGATCCGGCGCAGGTGGAGCGCCGCGTGCTGGAGCTCATCGCCTATGTCGGCTTACCCGACCCGGCGCTCATCCGCCACGCCTATCCATTCCGGCTCTCGGGTGGACAGCGCCAGCGCGTGATGATCGCCATGGCGTTGGCATTGGAGCCATCGGTGCTGATTGCCGACGAGCCCACCACCGCGCTGGACGTGACCACGCAGGCCCAGATTCTGGCGCTGATCCGGTCCATCCAGCGTAGCGGCGCCGACGGCAAGGCAGGCATGGGCGTCATGTTCATCACGCACGACTTTGGCGTCGTCGCGGAAATTGCCGACCGCGTGGCCGTGATGGAAAAGGGCGTGCTGATCGAAGTGGGCAGCGCGCAGCAAGTACTGAACGCGCCGCGCTACCCCTATACGCAGCGGTTGATAGCCGCAGTGCCCAGGCGGCGCACCGATGCGCGCTCGGCGGTCGCCGCCAGCGCACCGGTGCTGGAGGTGCGCAATCTGTGCAAGACCTATGACGCCGACGGCGGCTGGTTCCGCAAGAAACGCGCGGTCAAGGCCGTGGACGGTGTGAGCTTTTCGGTGCGCCGTGGCGAGACGCTGGGCATCGTCGGCGAATCGGGGTCAGGCAAATCGACCATCGGCAAATGCCTGCTGAAACTCATCGACATCGATGGCGGCGAGATACTCTTCAACGGGCGCGACATCGCGGCACTCACCCCGCGCCAGTTCCGGCCAATGCGCAAGGACATGCAGATGATTTTTCAGGATCCGTTCGCATCGCTGAACCCCCGACACACGGTGGGCCGCATCGTCAGCGACGGTCCGCTGGCCAACGGCAAGACCCGGCCTGAGGCCCAAGCGCGAGCGCGCGAGTTGCTGGCCCTGGTGGGCCTGGATGCTTCGTCTTTCGAGCGCTATCCGAACGAGTTTTCCGGCGGGCAACGCCAGCGCGTGGGCATTGCGCGGGCATTGGCGCTCGACCCGCAGGTGCTGGTGGCCGATGAGTCGGTGTCGGCGCTCGATGTCTCGGTGCAGGCACAGGTGCTGGCGCTGCTGCATGATCTGCAGCAGCGGCTGCGTATCGCGTTGGTCTTCATTACGCACGATCTGCGCGTGGCCGCGCAGATCTGCGACTCTGTGCTGGTGATGCACCAGGGCCAGGTGGTGGAGCGGGGCAGCCCGCGCGAAATCTTTGACAGGCCACAACATCTTTATACCCGGCGCCTGATCGCGGCCGTGCCGGGCCAGCACTGGAACCCTACGGGAGGGGCGGGGGCTGAACGCGCCGCCTAG